In Caldicellulosiruptor morganii, the following proteins share a genomic window:
- the phnE gene encoding phosphonate ABC transporter, permease protein PhnE, with amino-acid sequence MKKKSMPEFNGGKKQQLNEDLGKKLDNIASNDSNIHKKGFLPILVFMLIIVSVLWGTDYLQFDYQRLVEGTFEMFKIFKLMIPPDLTEWRDVFEGLLETFQIAWLGTIIASIIAFLLCFLGAANVSPMPLLVMIVRGFAAIMRAIPALVWALIFVAALGLGPLPGILAIGIHGTGMQIRVFSDSIEEIDSGILEALKASGANWFQMISRGVLPAIWPSLLGWFLLRLDIDLRYSSVMGIVGAGGIGWLLTRAMRMYQFKKALFIVIVIFSMLFLIERLNVYIKSKVLRLH; translated from the coding sequence GTGAAAAAAAAATCTATGCCAGAATTCAATGGCGGCAAAAAGCAACAATTAAATGAGGACTTAGGAAAAAAGTTAGATAATATAGCCTCTAATGATTCAAATATACACAAAAAAGGATTTTTACCAATATTAGTATTTATGTTAATTATTGTCTCTGTTTTGTGGGGAACTGATTATCTACAATTTGATTACCAACGGTTAGTTGAAGGAACGTTCGAAATGTTTAAAATCTTTAAGTTAATGATTCCTCCAGATTTGACTGAATGGCGGGACGTTTTCGAAGGGTTATTAGAAACATTCCAAATAGCATGGTTGGGGACAATTATTGCGAGTATAATAGCATTTTTACTTTGTTTTTTGGGTGCTGCTAATGTATCACCAATGCCACTTTTAGTCATGATTGTTCGAGGTTTTGCAGCAATTATGAGGGCGATACCAGCACTTGTATGGGCTCTCATCTTTGTTGCTGCTCTTGGGTTAGGTCCTTTGCCAGGAATACTGGCAATAGGAATTCATGGAACAGGGATGCAAATAAGAGTTTTTTCTGATTCGATTGAAGAGATTGATTCAGGAATACTTGAAGCATTAAAAGCATCTGGAGCAAATTGGTTTCAAATGATTTCAAGGGGTGTTTTACCTGCTATTTGGCCTTCTTTATTGGGGTGGTTTTTGCTGAGATTGGATATTGATCTTCGTTATTCTTCTGTTATGGGGATAGTTGGTGCAGGTGGAATTGGATGGTTATTAACAAGAGCAATGAGGATGTATCAATTTAAAAAAGCATTGTTTATTGTTATTGTTATATTTTCGATGCTATTTTTAATAGAGAGATTAAACGTATATATAAAAAGCAAAGTGCTGAGACTTCATTAA
- the phnC gene encoding phosphonate ABC transporter ATP-binding protein yields MDFLLEVRRLKKVYKDGTEALKGIDLSVKKGEFVAIIGPSGAGKSTLLRCINLLVKPTEGEVYFNGYNILKASKKELRNIRREIGMIFQNFNLIPRTTVIDNVLNGRLGYVGTLRSCCGLFSKKDKEFAFELLERVGLSDKALKKVEELSGGQQQRVAIARALAQTPKLILADEPVASLDPVTADNIMEYMFDICKKDNIAFVVNLHQVEFAKKYADRIIGIKKGIKIFDNVQYFLSEDIINNIYENEEKSKISISNTTQMDMKVFTSEITY; encoded by the coding sequence ATGGATTTTCTCCTTGAGGTGCGTAGACTAAAAAAAGTTTATAAAGATGGGACAGAAGCATTAAAAGGAATTGATTTGTCAGTGAAAAAAGGTGAATTTGTGGCAATTATTGGGCCCAGTGGAGCTGGTAAAAGTACATTACTGAGATGTATAAATTTACTAGTAAAGCCGACTGAAGGAGAAGTTTACTTCAACGGTTATAATATTTTAAAAGCATCTAAAAAAGAGTTGAGAAATATTAGAAGAGAGATAGGAATGATATTTCAAAATTTCAATTTAATACCAAGAACAACTGTTATTGACAATGTTTTGAATGGTCGATTAGGATATGTGGGAACATTACGAAGTTGCTGTGGTCTTTTTTCAAAAAAAGATAAGGAGTTTGCGTTTGAGCTTCTTGAGCGAGTTGGACTTTCTGACAAAGCCTTAAAAAAGGTTGAGGAGTTGAGTGGAGGGCAGCAACAGCGAGTGGCAATTGCCCGTGCCCTCGCTCAGACTCCAAAATTAATACTCGCTGATGAGCCGGTTGCGAGTTTAGATCCAGTCACAGCTGATAACATCATGGAATATATGTTTGATATTTGTAAAAAAGACAATATTGCGTTTGTTGTAAATCTACATCAAGTAGAATTTGCTAAAAAATACGCAGATCGCATTATAGGTATTAAAAAAGGAATAAAAATATTTGATAATGTTCAGTATTTCCTTTCTGAAGATATAATTAACAACATTTATGAAAATGAAGAAAAGAGCAAAATTAGTATTAGTAATACAACACAAATGGATATGAAGGTGTTTACAAGTGAAATTACTTACTGA
- the phnE gene encoding phosphonate ABC transporter, permease protein PhnE: MKLLTDDFKTYSRRKLLKRLLIFIIFLSLTIWSAINTKFYIINVISNLNEVYRFLFKEMLVVNFSVILNITKYTVETIIISYVATMFSILISFIFALLSASTTSPFPFFMTISRAIAAILRTVPDVVWVIILVPAYGIGSMTGTIALFLTSTGFLVKSFSEVLESIDLEKLNAIRACGASWLQIIGRGVMPQFFPGLISWSFFGFDTNVRSSFIIGMVGGGGLGFLLQFGLKLYRFEIVTMTIILMALLFMFLDYVSNFIRRRVLK; the protein is encoded by the coding sequence GTGAAATTACTTACTGATGATTTTAAAACGTATTCGAGAAGGAAATTATTAAAAAGATTGTTGATTTTTATTATTTTTCTATCTTTAACAATATGGTCTGCTATTAATACAAAATTCTATATTATAAATGTTATTTCGAATTTGAATGAAGTATATAGATTTTTATTCAAAGAAATGTTAGTAGTTAATTTTTCCGTTATCTTAAATATTACTAAGTATACAGTGGAAACCATTATTATAAGTTATGTGGCGACAATGTTCTCAATTCTAATCTCCTTTATATTTGCTTTATTATCAGCATCTACTACCTCTCCTTTTCCTTTTTTCATGACTATTTCACGAGCTATTGCGGCTATCTTAAGAACAGTTCCAGATGTGGTTTGGGTAATAATTCTTGTTCCGGCATATGGAATTGGATCAATGACCGGAACAATAGCGTTGTTTCTGACTTCTACAGGTTTTCTAGTTAAATCTTTTTCCGAAGTACTTGAATCTATTGATTTGGAAAAATTAAATGCAATAAGGGCATGTGGAGCAAGTTGGTTACAAATAATTGGCCGTGGAGTTATGCCACAATTTTTCCCTGGCTTAATAAGCTGGTCATTTTTTGGTTTTGATACAAATGTAAGAAGTTCATTTATTATTGGAATGGTTGGTGGAGGAGGTTTGGGCTTCCTTTTACAATTTGGGTTAAAGTTATATCGCTTTGAAATAGTAACAATGACGATAATACTGATGGCATTATTGTTTATGTTTTTAGATTATGTATCCAATTTTATTAGGAGGAGAGTTCTTAAGTGA